Proteins from a genomic interval of Pseudomonas silesiensis:
- a CDS encoding CheR family methyltransferase produces MTTTSKRSDTVSGPKALSPSTLDFPVVGIGASAGGLQAIKLFFENMPQDNGMAFVIILHLSPDHQSIADQIIQESTRMPVLQVTETVPIEKNRVYVISPAQRLTMKDGVLEVRACDPDQGRHASIDLFFRDLADVHRERAFCVVLSGSGSDGAVGLSRIKEQGGVTLAQAPEDAEFDSMPRAAIDTRLVDLVLPVVEMPQKLLELWRNAQEISLPTANDPELQTIAAISEREAVVAEQLLHDILILLRTGTGHDFKHYKRATVLRRIERRMQVTAQPDLAGYYRFLQSNPEETKALLGDMLIGVTNFFRDREAFEALERDVVPQLVSAAVSAHTEKEEIRVWSAGCSTGEEAYSLAMLLNDQLQLDRSAASFQLFATDIDERAISVGRAGLYPQAIITDIPPTRLRHYFAKENDHYRIRKEIREKVLFAKHSLLSDPPFSQIDLIVCRNLLIYLDREVQREILQMFHFALRPGGFLFLGSSESADACHELFAPVDKRNRIFRAKTGTANSRRTPTMPRGGYVRTSVSRQAPQNSLPRKLSVADIHQRALEQSAPPSMIVDANADILHMSESAGRFLRHVGGELSRNLLTLILPQLRLEIRTTLFQAQQSGQPVKSREVPIQRDDRRYLIDLVAHPYKDEDSDGDYVLVIFEEVEVDPSELAATTVLQTESQVLSNLERELQRTKLHLQDTIEQSEVSSEELKASNEEMQAINEELRSATEELETSKEELQSINEELLTVNFELKTKVEETDKINDYLTNLIASTDIATVFVDRSMRIKWFTPRATDIFNMLPVDTGRSLLDITHRLHYDNLAADAAQVFESLNMIEREVSSTDNRWYIARLLPYRSSEDHIDGTVLTFIDISKRRAAEEELRLGEERMRLVAESTRDYAIITLDEQGIITSWNKGAELIFGYSKTEAEGAYYDFIFSAEDRASGVPENELLSARTHGRSEDERWHLRKDGSRFFCSGEVSLLKGENLKGYVKIARDLTGHKRQHEEQSQQLAETRNTNYLKDEFFAVMSHELKHPLNLIQLNAELLRRLPVTKSLAPATKAVNTICDAVNSQARIIDDLLDVARVRTGKLKLQAVAVDLISVLRDIHTVVLNEQHDLTVELLVPAEPLIVQADPTRLEQIIWNLVNNALKFTPPKGRVQLIASKVGSMARLDIKDDGAGIAPENLNHVFDLFGQAEQQHATHHREGLGIGLSLVRQLTEAQRGTVEVSSGGVGTGCTFTVSLPLALTPGVIQSAQPVEIVSGRLSGLTILLVDDSAEVLETLKMLLEMEDAQVIAFDRPVAALDAAKNTRFDLIISDLGMPVMSGHELMSALRQLPLIKDVPAIALTGYGAHSDIQKSRQSGFDQHIGKPVSYDELIETIEALRQSPR; encoded by the coding sequence TCGACCCGTATGCCGGTGCTGCAGGTCACCGAAACGGTGCCCATCGAGAAAAACCGGGTGTACGTCATTTCACCGGCGCAACGACTGACGATGAAAGACGGGGTTCTTGAAGTTCGCGCCTGCGACCCGGATCAAGGGCGCCATGCGTCCATCGACCTGTTCTTTCGTGATCTGGCCGATGTACACCGCGAGCGTGCTTTTTGTGTGGTGCTGTCAGGTTCCGGTTCGGACGGTGCTGTCGGTTTGTCCCGTATCAAGGAACAAGGCGGCGTCACCCTTGCCCAGGCACCGGAAGACGCCGAATTCGACAGCATGCCCCGTGCGGCCATCGACACTCGCCTGGTGGACCTGGTATTGCCCGTCGTCGAGATGCCACAAAAGTTGCTGGAATTGTGGCGTAACGCTCAGGAAATCAGCTTGCCTACCGCCAACGATCCCGAATTACAGACCATTGCCGCCATCTCCGAACGCGAAGCCGTGGTGGCCGAACAATTGTTGCACGACATTCTTATCCTGTTGCGCACCGGCACCGGCCATGATTTCAAACACTACAAGCGCGCCACCGTATTGCGCCGGATCGAACGCCGCATGCAGGTGACGGCCCAGCCGGACCTGGCCGGCTACTACCGCTTTCTGCAAAGCAACCCCGAGGAAACCAAGGCACTGCTGGGCGATATGCTGATCGGCGTGACCAACTTCTTCCGCGACCGCGAGGCCTTCGAAGCCCTGGAACGGGATGTGGTGCCGCAACTGGTCAGCGCCGCCGTCTCGGCGCATACCGAGAAAGAAGAGATCCGGGTCTGGTCCGCTGGCTGCTCCACGGGCGAAGAAGCCTACAGCCTGGCGATGCTGCTGAACGATCAACTGCAACTGGACAGAAGCGCGGCCTCGTTCCAGCTGTTCGCCACCGACATCGACGAGCGCGCCATCAGCGTCGGTCGGGCTGGGCTGTACCCGCAAGCGATCATTACCGACATACCGCCGACGCGATTGCGGCATTACTTCGCCAAGGAAAACGACCACTACCGAATTCGCAAGGAAATCCGCGAAAAGGTGTTGTTCGCCAAACACAGCCTGTTGTCCGATCCGCCCTTCTCGCAAATCGACCTGATCGTTTGCCGCAACCTGCTGATCTATCTGGATCGAGAAGTGCAGCGCGAAATCCTGCAGATGTTCCACTTTGCCCTGCGTCCGGGCGGCTTTCTGTTTCTCGGTTCATCGGAAAGCGCGGACGCGTGCCATGAATTATTCGCCCCAGTAGACAAACGTAACCGGATCTTCCGCGCCAAAACCGGCACGGCCAATAGCCGTCGCACCCCGACCATGCCCCGCGGGGGCTACGTGCGCACCAGTGTTTCCCGGCAAGCGCCCCAAAACAGCCTGCCGCGTAAGCTGTCCGTCGCCGATATCCATCAGCGGGCCCTGGAACAGTCCGCACCACCGAGCATGATTGTCGATGCCAATGCCGACATCCTGCACATGAGCGAAAGTGCCGGGCGTTTCCTGCGGCATGTCGGCGGTGAACTGTCGCGCAATTTGCTGACCCTGATTCTTCCGCAATTGCGCCTGGAAATCCGCACCACCCTGTTCCAGGCCCAGCAGAGCGGCCAGCCGGTCAAATCCCGCGAAGTACCGATCCAGCGCGACGACCGGCGCTACCTGATCGATCTCGTCGCCCACCCCTACAAGGATGAAGACTCGGACGGCGACTACGTGCTGGTGATCTTCGAGGAGGTGGAGGTCGACCCTTCGGAGTTGGCGGCGACCACCGTGCTGCAAACGGAAAGCCAGGTGCTGTCCAACCTCGAGCGCGAACTGCAACGCACCAAACTGCACCTGCAGGACACCATCGAACAGTCGGAAGTCTCCAGCGAAGAGCTCAAGGCCTCCAACGAAGAGATGCAGGCGATCAACGAAGAACTGCGCTCGGCCACCGAAGAACTGGAAACCAGCAAGGAAGAACTGCAGTCGATCAACGAAGAATTGCTGACCGTCAATTTCGAGCTGAAAACCAAGGTCGAAGAGACCGACAAGATCAACGACTACCTGACCAACCTCATCGCCTCCACCGACATTGCCACGGTGTTCGTCGACCGCAGCATGCGCATCAAGTGGTTCACCCCGCGCGCCACCGACATCTTCAATATGTTGCCGGTGGATACCGGGCGCTCGTTGCTCGACATCACCCATCGCCTGCACTACGACAACCTGGCCGCCGATGCGGCGCAGGTGTTCGAGTCGCTGAACATGATCGAGCGCGAAGTCAGCAGCACCGACAATCGCTGGTACATCGCACGCCTGCTGCCCTATCGCTCCAGCGAAGACCACATCGACGGCACCGTGCTGACCTTCATCGACATCAGCAAACGTCGCGCCGCCGAAGAAGAGCTGCGCCTGGGCGAAGAACGCATGCGCCTGGTCGCCGAAAGCACCCGCGACTACGCGATCATCACCCTCGACGAACAGGGCATCATCACCAGCTGGAACAAAGGCGCCGAGCTGATCTTCGGCTACAGCAAGACCGAGGCCGAAGGCGCTTATTACGACTTCATTTTCTCCGCCGAGGATCGCGCGTCAGGGGTGCCGGAAAACGAACTGTTATCGGCGCGCACCCATGGCCGCAGCGAAGATGAACGCTGGCACCTGCGCAAGGATGGCAGCCGCTTCTTCTGCAGCGGCGAGGTGTCGCTGCTCAAGGGTGAGAATCTCAAGGGCTATGTGAAAATTGCCCGGGACCTGACCGGCCACAAACGTCAGCATGAGGAGCAAAGCCAACAGCTGGCCGAGACCCGCAACACCAATTACCTCAAGGATGAGTTTTTCGCGGTCATGTCCCACGAGCTCAAGCATCCGCTGAACCTGATCCAGCTCAACGCGGAGCTGCTGCGGCGCTTGCCGGTCACCAAGTCGCTGGCGCCGGCCACCAAGGCCGTGAATACCATCTGCGATGCCGTCAACAGCCAGGCACGGATCATCGATGACCTGCTGGATGTCGCACGGGTTCGCACGGGCAAGCTCAAGCTGCAAGCGGTCGCCGTGGATCTGATCAGCGTGTTGCGCGACATCCACACCGTCGTTCTCAATGAACAGCACGATCTTACGGTTGAACTGTTGGTGCCCGCTGAGCCGCTGATCGTCCAGGCCGACCCGACTCGCCTGGAGCAAATCATCTGGAATCTGGTGAACAATGCACTGAAATTCACCCCGCCCAAGGGCCGCGTGCAGTTAATTGCCAGCAAAGTCGGGAGTATGGCCCGGCTGGATATCAAAGACGACGGTGCCGGCATTGCCCCCGAAAACCTCAATCATGTGTTCGACCTCTTTGGTCAGGCCGAACAGCAGCACGCCACCCACCACCGGGAAGGCCTGGGTATCGGGCTTTCTTTGGTCCGCCAGTTGACCGAGGCGCAACGCGGAACGGTTGAGGTCAGCTCTGGCGGCGTCGGAACGGGCTGTACCTTTACGGTGAGCCTGCCACTGGCACTCACCCCTGGTGTGATTCAATCGGCGCAGCCGGTCGAAATCGTTTCGGGACGCCTGAGCGGATTGACGATCCTTTTGGTGGACGACTCCGCCGAGGTACTGGAAACCTTGAAGATGCTGCTGGAGATGGAGGACGCGCAGGTGATTGCCTTCGATCGTCCGGTGGCGGCTTTGGACGCGGCCAAAAATACCCGTTTCGATCTGATCATTTCGGACTTGGGCATGCCGGTCATGAGCGGCCATGAGTTGATGAGCGCCTTGCGTCAGTTGCCGCTGATCAAGGATGTGCCGGCCATTGCCCTGACCGGCTACGGCGCCCACAGCGACATTCAGAAGTCACGGCAATCAGGCTTTGACCAGCATATTGGAAAGCCGGTGTCCTACGATGAACTGATCGAAACCATCGAGGCCTTGCGTCAGTCACCGCGGTAA